Genomic window (Nicotiana sylvestris chromosome 7, ASM39365v2, whole genome shotgun sequence):
TCTCATTTGGAAGAAGcgtacaccaagagttgacatcactatccactgtgctatcttttgtgataaaataacatggtgcaagacacaccattTTTGTGTGCAtccagtgatattctctcaagaagcAAAAGTATTCATCctgcattgaagtcactggtgtgtcaagaacaagaagacaactccactaaggatcagtttctaaatgagtttatgtatatccatagttgagttgtaatcttgttatttgttcgtcattgtaattcctagtttgctttcttagaagctttgtcttaggaacaaatcaaattcgtaaacttctgagtttatgttatgactagggatagtcataagtttaaatccTTTGAAACTAGGAGAGTTATAGAGTGActtgtggtggttgcatcacaagttagtttgaagtctttaCAATAGGGtgtttgcaaagtggcttgtaataggtagattacaagttagtagagttaaaagcctacaagagtaggtcgtggtttttttatccccttgtgtgggatttttccatgtagaaaatctcttgccttctttacattcagtctttactgcaTTCTATGTATCATCTCATAGAGGACCAAATACTCTATAATTTGGtagactcatataaactaacaactggtatcagagcaggtttctCTTATCAGGcaaacacctaggaaggatcctaaatggctgctccaccaaactttgaaGATGGATaatcaacctatagacctccCAGATTCAATAGTCAATACTATGGCTGGTAGAAGACCCAGATGCATGATTTTATGATGACAGAAGATTCAAAGCTAtgggacatcatttgtgatggtccacatgtttCCATGAAGAAACTTAAAGAAACAGGACCATTGGTGCCCAAAGGGAGAAGAGAGTACAACGACATTGACAGAAAAgctgtagaaaagaactatcgtgccaagaaaatcttgatgtGTGGCATAGGACCTGATAAGTACAACAGAGTATCAGCGTGTGAAACTGCCAAATAAATATGGGAAGCTTTACAAACTGCgcacgaaggaactactcaagTCAAACAATCCATGATCGACATGCTCACCACTAAATATGAGCccttcaggatgaaggatgatgagtccatacaagatatgcacaccagattcacctccatcataaatgaacttcactcacttggagatgtcattcctagaaacaagcttgtaaggaaaatcctcagtgttctacttgggtcttgggaaagtaaggtaaatgccatcactgaagctaaagatctatagactctgaccatggatgagttgattggcaatttgaagacatacgagatgaaaagaaagaaagacagtgaaagaagagagcccaaaaaggaaaagaacctggtgctTAAGGCAGAAAGTAGCGATTCAAGTAatgaagatagtgacatggcctTTCTTTCtaagagatttcaaaagatggttcgaagaaatggtggtataccaaagtggggcagttcaagtaaaacaAAGAACAATGATCTCTGTCACAGATGTGGAAagtcagggcatttcatcaagGATTGCCCACTCGCGAAACAGGAGCAATACAAGCAAAATcctaacaaagaaggaaaaaggaacctggttccaaaTAAAAGGTTCAATCGAAAAAGTGCTGCAGACAATATTGTTAAACAGGCTTTTGCTGCTTAGGGAGACTCCTCGAGTGAATTGAAAGAGAATCAGATGCAGAAaacagttccatgatggcagtagAAACTAAAGCAACAGAGTACAATTTATTGTTCGCGCTGATGGCACAGTCAGATGATGATGATAAtgaagatgaagacgatgaggtaaacttcagggatgtttagagaaatctaaaatccTATTCTTATAAGAAACTAAGGTATTTATCTAATGTCCTAATTGATGCCTGTTGTATCCTTGTAAATGATAAGGAGATCTtgaccatagaactaggagaggactaacaatctagagatgatctagtgGTCTGTGTAATGGActtaaatgagaccatagctaatcttgaacaAGATAAGGAAGCCTTGAATAAAAGAATAACTATTGTGGAAAATGAGAAAGACGATctgatggtagtagttgttgatctaaaagaaacaatagaaggttTTACCAATGAGAAACACACCTTAGAAGAAAACGTTGCATCTACTGAAGAGGAAAGGGATGACCTGTTAGTAATATGCACTGATCTAGAGGAAACAGTTaagggactcaatagagaacataggaatGCAAGTCTTGGGAAAGGAAAGGAAGTAGTCAGTGAGTCGCATATCCTGCTTGAAAGGGTGTTAACTGTTGTAAAAACCAGTGTCTACAGTGAACTCGAGAGGAATCAGCAACTCCAAGCTGAgttggagaaagtaagaaatgatcttgagaaatccctgaagtggacctggtcctcagatgttgTCTCTGCCATGTATCTCAACAATAGTGGGAACAAGTAGGGCATTATATTCCAAAGGGATAAAACTCCCTACAACCCGTACAACAAGTATGTcactgtacctgataactggctatgtacccactatgggaacaatgggcattttaaagaaaattgccaagCCAAGGTCCAATTTGCTCACAAGAACAAAGTTTTTACTAATAGAGTGACTACTAAAAAAGGACCAGGTACCACTCGAAAAAATCGGAtgttgcctgcatggactagaaaaTCCCTCATTTATCCTTTTTAtaataacaagggacc
Coding sequences:
- the LOC138872980 gene encoding uncharacterized protein; this translates as MDLNETIANLEQDKEALNKRITIVENEKDDLMVVVVDLKETIEGFTNEKHTLEENVASTEEERDDLLVICTDLEETVKGLNREHRNASLGKGKEVVSESHILLERVLTVVKTSVYSELERNQQLQAELEKVRNDLEKSLKWTWSSDVVSAMYLNNSGNK